In one Myxococcota bacterium genomic region, the following are encoded:
- the acpP gene encoding acyl carrier protein yields MAVEDKIREIIVEQLGVSAEEVVPEASFIDDLGADSLDIVELVMAIEEEFGLEIPDEDAERMQSIADAINYVEERTAGRDD; encoded by the coding sequence ATGGCGGTCGAGGACAAGATTCGTGAGATCATCGTCGAGCAGCTCGGTGTGTCTGCCGAGGAGGTCGTGCCCGAGGCGTCGTTCATCGACGACCTGGGCGCGGACTCACTCGACATCGTCGAGCTGGTGATGGCGATCGAAGAGGAGTTCGGGCTCGAGATCCCGGACGAGGACGCCGAGCGCATGCAGAGCATCGCCGACGCGATCAACTACGTGGAAGAGCGCACGGCGGGAAGGGACGACTGA